The Aureimonas populi genome includes the window AGCCGAAGGTCATCAGCGCCGAGGCGCGATAGCGCGTCAGGCCGAAGTCGTGTCGGCACTCGGGCGGCAGGTATTGCAGCTGCTTTTCCGTCGGTGGCTGACGCAGCCAGGAGCGGGTCTTGAAGGCGCTCTCGTCGCTCTCGTGGGTGTTGAGCCAGTCGTCCGCCTGCGCGAGGCAGACGGTGCGCTCGCCCACGCCCAACAGGTGGGGGCGTTCGCCCTTCGCGCCGCCGACGGCGTACCAGACCCCGTCCAGCCAGAAGATGCCGCCCCAGGCCGTGAAGCCGGTGGCCATCAGCGCATCGTCCGTGCCGAAGAGATCGACCCATGCGAAGCTGGACCGCTTCAGCAGGTCGATCTCGGTCATCATGAAGCCCGAGAGCGGCGCGGCGGCCGCGCCTTCGCCCGCGTCGGGATCTTCGCGCGGGAGCGCCTCGCCGCAGATCGGGCACTCGGTGGCGGCGAGCGGAATCTCCGCCGCGCAGGCAGGGCAGATCTTCGTTGGCGCTTCGCCCGAAACGATCTTGCCGTCGAGATCGACATCCTGTTCCAGCGTGCCGTGGATCAGGCTCGAGGTGCCGAAGTCGAGGACGATGCAGTCCGTCTTGACGATGCCGGGGTGTTCCTCGGGATCGACGGTGCGCAGGCCGCGCCCGACCATCTGGATCATGGTGGACTTGTAGGAGCTGGGGCGCAGCAGCACGACGCAGGAGGTGGGCGGGTGATCCCAGCCCTCGGTCAGCACGGCCACGTTGACGACGACGCGGATGTCGCCCGCCGCATAGCCGGCAAGGAGCGCCTTGCGGGTCTCGGCCGCCAGATCGCCATGGATCAGCGCGGCGGAAACGCCTGCCGCCCTGAACGCATCGGTGACGTGCTCGGCGTGCGAGACAGTGGAGCAGAACACCACGGTCTGCCGGTCGCCCGCCTTCTCCTTCCAGTGCCGGATCACTTCATCGGTGACGGGGGCGCGGTCCATGATGCCCGCCACCTCGGCCATGTCGAAATCCGACATCGTCTTGCGGACGGAGCGCAGCTCGTCCTGCACGCCCACATCGATGACGAAGGTGCGCGGCGGCACCAGATGGCCCGAGGCGATCAGCTCGCCCAGCCGTACCTGATCGGCGACATTGTCGAAGACCTCTCGCAGCCCCTTCCTGTCGCCCCGGTTCGGCGTCGCCGTGACCCCGAAGATCCGGGCATCGGGATTGGCCTCGCGCACCCGGTCGATGATGCGGCGGTAACTGTCGGCGACGGCATGATGCGCCTCGTCGACGACCAGCAGGTCGAGGCGCGGCATGTCGGCAAGGTTCGAGGCCCGCGCCAGCGTCGGCACCATGGCGAAGGCGACCTGGCCGCCCCAGGATTTCTCGGTGGCGTCGATCACCGAGGTGGCGACGCCCGGCACCACGCGCTGGAACTTGGCGCGGTTCTGCGCCGTCAGCTCGTCGCGATGGGCCAGCACGCAGGCCTTGGCCCCGTCGCCGATCATCTCGCCGGTGACCGCCGAGAGCATGATGGTCTTGCCCGCGCCGGTGGGCGCCACACCCAGCGTGTTGCCGCGGGAGGCGAGCGCGGCCACGCTGCGCTCGACGAAGGTCTTCTGGCGAGGGCGCAGGCGCATGGCCGATCCCCCTTACTGCGCCCAGCTCGGCCGGCCGGCGACGCCGGAGGCGGAAGCGGGCTGGCTGGGCTGGGTGGCCGTGGTGGGCTGCTGCGGAGCGTGGCCCTGCGCCGGGACGGCGGAGAACTGCGGCGCGACCGCGCCCATCAGCGCGGCGTAGTCGCGATGATCGGGCGTGACCGCGGCGCGGATCTCGTTCTTGTCCTCGCCGTTGGTGTCCTGACCGATGTCGATGCGGGCGACGAACTCGATCCCGTCGAGATCGCCGAAGCCGTTGATGCGGCGGCGGGCCTGAGCCTCGGGCGAGTTGTCCTTGTCGGACACGCCGCGCGCCGAGTTGAGGATACCGCGGATCAGCCCGCGACCCATGTTGGCCCAGTCCGGACCCTTCGGGCTGTAGAGGCCGATCAGCGACCAGATCTTGCGCCGGGCATAGGGTCCTTCGAGAACGGTGTATTCGGCGTCGAGATAGACGGCGCCGGTGGTGGCCCGGCGCGCCCAGCCGCCCGTCCAGCCCTGCGAGGGGTCGTCGAAGCCGCCGGGACGCAGCGTCAGGCGCACCTTGGCGAGTGTGCCCTTCGGGATGACGTTGGTGTTCGATTGCGCGGAGTTGAAGTCGTTCCAGGGTCCGGACATGGCGCGGCTCCTTTCAGTTCTGGAGGGTGGATTGAGTGGGGGATGCCGCCTCGGCCGCGGGATCGGCCGGGATCACCGGCGGCCAGGACAGGCGCTCGGACGCCGGGCGCGCGGGGCGCTGGATCTTCTCCATGAGGCGGCCGAGATGCGGGGGTTCGACGAGATCGAGGCGACCCGAGCGATCCTTGGCCGGATAGAGCCAGAGGTTCAGCGTCTGGCAGACGAAGGCGCGCTGCGGCTGGCCGTTGACATCGGCGATTTCGGCCATGGTGATGACCTGGTCGACGATCCCCGGTAGCTCGAGCCCGGTCTTCGATCCGTCGATCTGCGGCTGGAAGACCTTGCGGTTGAAGTCGTCGAGCTTCTCG containing:
- a CDS encoding DEAD/DEAH box helicase, translating into MRLRPRQKTFVERSVAALASRGNTLGVAPTGAGKTIMLSAVTGEMIGDGAKACVLAHRDELTAQNRAKFQRVVPGVATSVIDATEKSWGGQVAFAMVPTLARASNLADMPRLDLLVVDEAHHAVADSYRRIIDRVREANPDARIFGVTATPNRGDRKGLREVFDNVADQVRLGELIASGHLVPPRTFVIDVGVQDELRSVRKTMSDFDMAEVAGIMDRAPVTDEVIRHWKEKAGDRQTVVFCSTVSHAEHVTDAFRAAGVSAALIHGDLAAETRKALLAGYAAGDIRVVVNVAVLTEGWDHPPTSCVVLLRPSSYKSTMIQMVGRGLRTVDPEEHPGIVKTDCIVLDFGTSSLIHGTLEQDVDLDGKIVSGEAPTKICPACAAEIPLAATECPICGEALPREDPDAGEGAAAAPLSGFMMTEIDLLKRSSFAWVDLFGTDDALMATGFTAWGGIFWLDGVWYAVGGAKGERPHLLGVGERTVCLAQADDWLNTHESDESAFKTRSWLRQPPTEKQLQYLPPECRHDFGLTRYRASALMTFGFNKRAIHQLIDAAAAPERRVA